The Diospyros lotus cultivar Yz01 chromosome 11, ASM1463336v1, whole genome shotgun sequence region aaaattggtGGCAACAATGAGGCTATGGAATGGTTGGAAACAGCTAGGGAGGACAGAACAAACATAAAGAATTTGACctccttttaattaaactttgatCCAATCATTCACTTAATTGGCTCTGTTGGTGAGATGCTCAATCCATCAAACCAAATCTCTTCcccaatttcttttcctttttgttcaATCCCATCCCAACATGATGTATATCTATATGTGACATAGATTTAGGGTTACTAAGTGCTTCTCTTGTATGGATATGGATTTGTTTTCAGTCTAATATATGAGAATCAACTTAGTACTTGGCTTAATATATTGGTGTTAGatgtttttatcttttaaaatcatataatttatatatattgaacttataataaaaaaaataaaatcctcaaTCGACATTTACAAATTTCAAGAGAGATCTTTAAGCATGAATTTTTTCATCAGTTAACAAAAGATTCAATAAAACACTTGTCACGCTTTGATCAACATGACTCTTGTTGTGATTTGGTTGATGGAACACGTAACATATTTTGAGAGACCTTTCTCAAGagaattttaagaataaatttataaataagtttaattttaatatttcaattattagTAGATACGtctaatatttgataaaaataaaacttgtactaaaacacaaaaaaatcttAACTTAACGTGATATCTTTTAGGTTTCCATCTGCCAAGCAACTTCTTggaacatatattatattttcctaAAGTTAAaaggattaatgatttgtttatGTAAACTTAAAGCTATAATCCAAATGTTAAGAATAATAAATGGTGTATTAGAAGTTGTAGCAGCAAGCAATGTGGGTTCACCACAAAGATTCTCTGGTCAGTGGCACCAATTAATGGCAATTGATTGGCTCTCAAGGAGCAATTAGAGCCCATCAATGGACAAATGGTTCCTTAATTGCAGGCAGATGCCTTGGAACAATAACCATATTTGATTTGAGGTAAAGTTTCACAAGCgaaaataaaggaaaggaaTAGACACAGTGACTTGACTTGAGTGACAATGAGATACCTTTTAGTGTTATTATCAGTGATGATGATATAGTTAGAGATGtgaattaataatatttcttatttttggtacatttaaaattattgtaaatttttatatcaatcgacgcaaaaaaattcaaactcacGATTCATATATAAAGCATGGTCACCACTTAACTCATCTTCGAAGATTTTGACATAATATTTTGACCCATATACtatatgataaaattgaaataatggCAAGACTCGATAATTTTTTCCATAATCATGTTATATGCATAAAAGGgtcatttttatgaataattggGAGCCACACACATAGACACCAAtgtgatcatatttttttaggtagtatttgttaaaatgagaaaaataagagagtATTAAGATAAGTCCGAAATAATTTTTGgaccaagatatgaaatggtcaagataatattgagaagcattccaagatttttatcaaactgtttgttaaattcgTTGGAAAGCATTAGAgttgtcattttttcttatatgttgggaccaaaatatacttatcttgaaaggaaaagagatatgtatatcttgaaaaattaaaataaaaggtCACGGGATGGTTTTCTTAAAAATGGTCAGATAACCTTAACAAATATgttgaaaattatagaaattcgTAATGTAtccatatcttgattttttttcaccacatatcttgattaacaaacgctCTTTAGTACAAACACGAGGAGCCATCTCTCTTACACCACTATTTATGCTATCATCATTTATTGCCCTCTTGagtcttgaatttatttaacaaattcatCATGAATTATTAAGAATTGTTTAGATtaggggtgttcgcggtgcggtttggccggtctgaatcattttcagcacgccAAACTGCTAGTGCgatttttcaatcaaaccaGACTTGGGTTCGACCAAACCAAACCGCATttgcggtttggtttggtgcgcTTTACCGCAAtttgaaatgctatttaaaatcactaaaaaagatatttaaaaatggtaaataaagacacaaatattggtaaataaagacagttaaatgtaaataaataggagtaaaaaataaagataaaatagtataaaaaataaataggatgggctgtcaattattagatttttataataataatttttttattattttcttgggcggttcggttttaaaccatAAACCATAAATCGCGCAgtttggacagaatccaaaccgttttcgaccgccaaaaaaaaaaaatcaatcggATCGGTTTGATTCGATTCGATTTAGTTGATTTTCGTAGTGcaccaatttttttgaacagTCCTAATTTAGATGGTCACACCCGTAAGGAGGGACTTTCTCTAAGACCCTTTAGCAGCTCGTGAAATTGGATGCCAGTAATTAAGTAGAGGAACATATTCACTTGCTacagaatgaatgaatgattaaGCAGCAGCAGCTGACCCAccgaatataattaattatacaatGTTAGCCTCCAAAGTCAAACTTGCTCCCGGGCTTAGGCATAATTATCCTTAATTAATCCTGGATTAACCTTCCTTTATGCATTATCTTAACGACTTTTAGTTTCTCACAAGAGAGCATCATATTCATATGCCCACTTGCCCCTTTTATTACCTTTTCGTCAACAAACCTTGAAAAAACAAGTCTTTATGTTCCCCATTTAGCATCATTAccataatcaaatacaaaagTTGCCCCTTAATGCAAAAGGttacaacccccccccccccccccccccccccaaaccaaaaaacaaaaaaaaagaagcaaactagtactcaaaagaaaaatttaaaaatttattcaacaaaaaaaaatagaaaaaaatttacacaATCACCAAGCATATTCCGAGTAAGAACAAAAGtacaagaaaaattaacaaGACGCATAGCGTATGTTCCAAACATATTCTGAGTAAGAataaaagtacaaaaaaaaattaacaaaacacATGGTGTATGTTCCAAACATATTCTGAGTAAGAACAAAAGtacaagaaaaattaacaaGACATATAGGAtatgtttgatagcatttagttggaaaaaaatattttttaacttgtatggaaaataaaaaccacccccttagaatcaattttttttatagaaaataggtccaaatatattttaaaggGTTGTAccataaaattcaatttcatgaaaattgcAGTGTCAAATAGCaaagatgaaattcaattatttgaatgtgacattttctatgaaatttttaggCTATCAAACACACTCATAGGGTCATAAAACTTAACCTTGAATTTTGACCGATAACCTTGTGATGGCATAGGGCTGCTACCTTGGCACGACAGCCTGTGTCATCCAACCTACCATTTGCCCATATCCCACCACCCTCGTGCCACAATACTTCATTGGAGCCAGGTAACTTCCGATGAGTTAGCCAGAAACGTCGCATATAGACCCTAGGACCATGAGTCCCAAAGGAACACAAGACTATCTAAGACAGTTCAAATGAAGACGCCACAAGTGGAGTAAGGCTAACCCTTGCAAGGATTTGGGAAAATGAAGAGGAAAAAGGcacattcaaatctcattttggaTTAAATAAACTAATTGGTCTGTCAGACACTCTTGATCATGAAAACACCAGTTGTTATGCTTCCTCCATATGAAATAGATCATTCCTTGAACAACGATATGGTTTGCTACTTCCACAAGTGTTTGCTACTCCGCTGACCAGAGCCATCTAAATTTAACCCCACTCTCAAggaaaattctcattttaaataaaaacatataagcGACCATCTTGATATGTTGTATAAATTCTCGTTTTATATgcttacattttaaattttgaactgACTTGTTGATAAAGTAactctaaattataaaaatgtcatgatcatattatattcaaataatattagCTAATACAAAAACTAATCCATAAAGATATCGTCTTCAACATTATAAGTTGGTAGCTACACACTAATCTTTACACCCACCAAATTTCAGTCGGAACAATTCTTACGGCCAACTCTATCCAGCACTGGACACACAAAGAATTAGGAAGAAACAGAACCACCCCCATGGAGTTCCATTACAAGGATTCATGCCcataaaaagagaagaagaaaatatacatatacgcgcacatatatatatatatatatttataattgaaaaGAATCTACAGAAAAGGTAAGTCTAGCTAGGAGCTTCATAGATTATGAGGAAGGAAAACTTGTTGCCCTGTTGAATTGGTTTGCTCCTAGTTTTGCATTGGGCTTGAGAGTTGCCAAGTTGGTTGAATGCCTCAGCTTCTGGTGAAAGGGGCGTTCAACTCCATTGCTTGCATTCTTGATCTTGAGCCTGTCAAGAGTTTCTATGTACTTCTGAACTCTCCTCACCTTCAAAAAGAATCATCATTCAGAAATGGAATGATTGATTTCAGAAGCCAAGCTTGGATATGAattccaagagagagagagagagttaatggaagagatgtgtgtgtgtgtgtacctGCTCTCTCCTTTGCATCTTTGCATCTCCATTGGCTACGATCTCGTCCAGCTTGAGCAGCTTTGTCATCAACACTTCTGTCAAATTCACAACAGCGGCTTCTGACGCCTTCTTCCCACCACAAATCTCCAGTTCCAGAACACTAACCTGTGAAATTTACAGAACAACTCTAACGGGATTAGGTCTCCTGTACCCAAAATCATCTGATTGTGTCCTGTTGAGAGACAGTTATCTGAATCATATATGAATTGAATTTTAGGAGTTATCATATCTAACAAAAACGGTACACCTTCTTGGCAAGCGTGTCAATTTCCAGGCCTATTTCTGCTATGGCTTTGGGCGCCTTGTCCATGTTGTCATTGAGAAGCCGCCTCTCCCGGGAAGTCACATCCTCAACTAGCACAATCTTTGATCCATCAGTCACTCCCGCAACATCGAGGAAAGCCTTCGAATTCCTCTCCTTGTCTCTGTAAATGAGCTTCTGATCCTGAGGGTGCAGCCCAGTTGGCCCGGCCAGCATCTTCTTCAGCTCCCCTGAATCAATCCCAAACACCAAACACCAATTCCCATCACTAAACCAACACCCAAATTCAGCATAACGAATGCAAGTCTGTTTTGAGTTTGAGAATTGAAAGTTGAAGTGGATTACCGAAACTTGCTTGGGGGCTAATGGTGAGTTGATGAAAGGATGATCCGAATTTCACCGCGAGTTTTATCTTGGAAGAGAGCAAGGCGGTTTGATCCGAGTTCCGCTTCTGCACCAGCATTCCCCCAGGCCGGACCTCCCACCCCGCCGCCTCTCCGGCACCTGGTCTCGCTGGCGATGACACTCCGGCGGACACCCTTGACTTGGTCTTCAACATCACTTCACTTAATTTCCAACACAAGCAATGAAGCTCCACCAAATTGAAATTCAAGCACTTGCTAAATTTGCAAGCTAAAGAGGAAAACCAAAGGCGTAGAAAGAACCAAGTTCTTACCCACAAACCCAATTCGGTTTCTCACTGATCACACTgcaaaagaaggaaataagaaCAGGGTTTGTCTTAGTAACTCGGAAGAAGATGATTTCAGAGTATAAAGgccagagagagagacagagacagacaAAGAGACAGAGAGGAAACGAAAAGGAGACTAGACGAGAAaaaggtggggggggggggggattggtAGGTAGAATGAGCAGGGTATATggttagttatatatataaatattataattagatATAGTTTGCTTGGTTGATAAGAATTGAAATGAATGTGGTGGCATTGCATCAAATTAAGTGAATGAAAATGTCAAATTCTGGGAACATTCAGCTCCTTGCGGCGGGCGACTGCTGTTGGCTGTAGAAAGGCACTGTAGTAATTGCATTTATCCACAGGACGAATGATTTATGGAGcagagggagagggaggggGCCAAATAATTGGAGAAGATTGAGACGGACGAAGGCAAAGAGCCAACAAAAGCAGGACAAGCCACGCGGACTAACATGTTTAGGGCTTTTCAGATAACAGTAGCAATTATAAACGAGAGGTGGGGTTATGGCCAGTTCATCGCCCATGGTGGAATGGCCCCAATTCACCAATCCCTTCTGGCACCATTGCCCACCTCCACCTCCCTTGCTACCTTATCCGCAGCACCTTTAATGTTCTTAGAGTTTGGCTTGGCTTAGTGATAAGAAATTATAGTAATCTTTTTGCTGCTATCAGTGTTGAGGGCCGAGGGTTGTTTAAGTTTTCATTTGCTTGTCCGGCGAACATGATTTGTGAGCTATCATCCCTAAGCGGGGGGCTTTagtgggaagaaagaaaaggacaGTGCCATGAAACCAACAGCAGTCATTGTTGGACGCCAGAAGGTTTTCAAGGGCATGGCCCGGCATGATATGAGCAATATAGGCTGAGGCTGAGACTGAGCCGTGTTGGCCCGCCAGGCCAGCACAATGTTTTTTCAATTTGGTAGTGTTTGCAAAAgtaagtaaattaaatttatattaaaatattaatatataaaattatcaagatatagctgaaaaatattctaaatttttatgactatttgttaaattttttgtaatatattaGAGAGATATGtgagtcattttttcttatttgtaaaattttaaataaatttatctaaaaaaaatgagaaataaatttatttaaataatttcacaCAGAAAATTACATGACTTCTTATATCTCGattaacaaacattattttagttagcgtttgttaaaatgagtaagataaaattttatcaaaataaaattaaaatatttttaaaccaagATATAAAATGATCGAGATAAGAATAGAaagcattttaagatttttatcaaattatttgttaaattttttaaaatataacaaaaatatatgattattttttcttatctataaagtcTAAAAgctaaatttatctaaaaaaaaatctcatataagaaatcatataattttttttaaattatgaaataaatttaacaaatataataaaaaaatattttttaaaatatt contains the following coding sequences:
- the LOC127813331 gene encoding BAG family molecular chaperone regulator 1-like, with translation MLKTKSRVSAGVSSPARPGAGEAAGWEVRPGGMLVQKRNSDQTALLSSKIKLAVKFGSSFHQLTISPQASFGELKKMLAGPTGLHPQDQKLIYRDKERNSKAFLDVAGVTDGSKIVLVEDVTSRERRLLNDNMDKAPKAIAEIGLEIDTLAKKVSVLELEICGGKKASEAAVVNLTEVLMTKLLKLDEIVANGDAKMQRREQVRRVQKYIETLDRLKIKNASNGVERPFHQKLRHSTNLATLKPNAKLGANQFNRATSFPSS